Genomic window (Streptomyces cadmiisoli):
GCCGCCGGTCTTGTTGACGGCGATCTCCCACGCCCGCAGCACCTCGGCCTGGCGGGCGGGCGGCAGTACGGAGCAGAGCGCCCGGCGCAGTCGCGGTCCGTCGGCGGCGAAGTAGAACGAGAACAGGGTGATCGTCAGCAGTTGGAACAGGCCCCCGAGCACCTGCGCGGACACGTCCAGGACGCCGGTGGCGCTGTTCTGCACATAGTTGCGCAGCCAGTCGGAACGGAGCAGTCCTTCCTGGACGTCCACCCGCCTCAGTTCCGTGTTGAAGTGCGCGTTGATCCAGTTGATGACGGAGTCGAGGTAGTCCGGGAAGCCCTCGACCATCGTGATGATCTGCCCGGCGAGCATCGAGCCGAGCAGGGTGACGAACCCCGCGGACACGATCATCACGGCCAGGAAGACGATGCCGGTGGCGGCACCCCTGCGCATCCCCCGGGACGCCATCCAGCTCACCGCGGGCTCGATCGCCAGGGCGAGGAAGAACGCGATCAGGATGTTGATCAGCAGGCCGGTGAGCTGATGGAAGGCCCAACTGCCCAGCTGGAAAACGGCGATGAGTGCGAGCGCCAGCACCATGGCACGGGGCAGCCAGCGCGGCATGCGCGCACCCGACGCGGCCCTGCCGGCGGGAGGCCGGGCGGGCGGCGTCGGGCCTATCGGGGATGCGTGCGGGGCTGCCTGCCCGGTCTCGTCAGTGGGTGCCACGGTGCAAGTCTCACTCACACCGGCGGCAATCGGGACGGGTCCTGCGATCTTCGTGACCGGTCAGCGTTTTTCCTGCGGCACGTTCATGACGGAGCAGACCACTCGCCACACGTCCTTGGCCTCCCAGCCGCCTTCGAGCGCCTCGTTCACGGTGCGTCCGCCGAGCTCCGACATCACGTGATCACGCGCGAAGGTCTCGGCGTAACCCGTGCCGAAGTACTCCGCCATCCGTTCCCAGAAGACCGTCAACCTCATGAAACCAGTATCCCGCCCCTGAGAGTGGGCCCGAGCCGGTACCACTCGCCGACACCGCTTTCCGCTTTACGGTCTGATCCATGGCCGAAACTGGAGCTTCACCACTCCCCACGACGCCCCGGGCGCACTCCCCGATCTTCCGCGCCGAGCACTTCGTCTGGCTCACCGCGCGCGTGCTGGAGCAGCGCTTGTTCGCTCACCACTTCCTGCACGGCGGCGCCGACGCGGTGGAGACGGCGCTGGACGCCTACCGCAACCAGGACGGCGGGTACGGCCACGCCCTGGAACCCGATCTGCGCGGTCCGGTCAGCCAGCCGCTGCACACCTCCCACGCCCTGCGCGTCCTGGACGCCATCGGGCGCTGCGGCGGGCAGCGGGTGGAGCGTGTGTGCCGCTATCTGACCTCCGTCTCGACGGCGGACGGCGCGCTGCCGGCCGTCCATCCCAGCCAGCGGGGATACCCGGCCGCCCCTTTCGTACCGATCGTCGACGACCCGCCGAGCGATCTGCTCGCCACCGGTCCCGTGGTGGGCCTGCTGCACCGCAACGAGGTGTGGCACGCGTGGCTGTTCCGGGCCACCGACTTCTGCTGGCAGGCGGTCGAGTCCCTGGCGCGGTCGCACCCCTACGAGATCCAGGCCGCCGTGACCTTCCTGGATTCGGCCGCCGACCGCCGGCGTGCCGAGGCGGCCGCCGACCGGCTGGGGCGCATGGTGCGCGAACAGCGCCTCGCGGTCCTCGATCCGCAGCGGCCCGAGGCCTTCCCCGTGGCTCCCGGCTACGCCCCCGGCGAGCATCACTTCCCGCACGACTACGCGAAGACCCCGCGCTCCGTGGCACGCGCGTGGTTCACCGACGAGGAGATGACCCGGTCACTGGACTTCCTGGAAGGCGAACAGCACGAGGACGGCGGCTGGCCGATCCGCTGGCGCCAGTGGGCACCGGGCACGGCCCTGGAGGCGCGGCCCATGGTGACGATCGAGGCGCTGCGCACCCTCAGGGCGTACGGCCGGTGCATCGGCTGATCCCACCACCCGCCGGTACGGCTCAGCCGCCGATCGCCCGCACCCCCGCCGTCACACCCACGGCGGCTGCGACGACGAGCAGGAACGGGGCACGCAGGAACAGCGCCACGGCAGCCGCGGCCAGCCCCGCCACGCGCGCGTCCAGCACCAGTGCCCGCCCGTCGGCGAAGGCCTGCTGGGCCGTGAGGGCGGCGAGGAGGGCGACGGGCAGGAGCGCGGCGAGCCGCTTGACCAGGGGCCGTTCCAGGACCCCGGCGGGGACGAGGAGACCGGCGAGTTTCACTGCGTAGCAGCCGACGGCCGTGACGCCGATCGCGATCCAGATGTTCAACGATCTTCCTTTCGCCCGGGCTGCTCGGGGCCCTGCTCGTTCAGCGTTCGGTCGCCCGGTTCCTGCTCGTCCGGGGCCGGTTCGCTCGGCTCGGGTCTGCTCAGCACCGGATTGCTCAGCAGCGGTTCACTCGGCTCCGGCTCGCCTTGTTCCGGCTCGTCTCGTGGTGGTTCGTCTCGTGGTGGTTCGCCTCCGCCCGTCTCGTCGTCCTCCTTGCGTCGCGCGCGGCGCCCTTCCACGTACAGCACGGCCGGGGCCGCGAGGGCGGCCACGAGCACCGGAACGCCGGCGGGCAGCACCGGCAGCAGCCCGAGCCCCAGGACCACGGCGAGCCCGGCGACGGCCCGCTCCGTACCGGTCCTCAGCATCGGGGCCAGCAGCGCCAGGAAGACGGCGGGTCCGGCGGCGTCCAGCCCCCAGACAGCTGTGTCGCCGATGGCCTCCGCGCCCAGCGCGCCGAGAAGTGTGGTCAGGTTCCACAGCAAGTACAGGCTGAGACCGGTCACGGTGAACCCGATCCGGATGCTGCGCCGCGTGGGCTGTGCGAGGGCGACCGCCGCCGTCTCGTCGATCACCCACTGGGCGGCGAACGGACGCACCGCGCGCGGGAGGGCCAGCAACTGCGAAAGCCGCAGCCCGTAGAAGGCGTTACGCACGCCGAGGAAGAAGGCGCCCGCGGCGGCTGTGAGCGGGTTTCCTCCCGCGGCGAGCGCTCCCACCAGCGCGAACTGTGAGGCGCCGGTGAACACCAGCAGACTGAGCGCGCAGGTCTGCAACAGGGTGAGCCCACTGCCTGCCGACGTCACCCCGAAGGCGAACCCCGAAAGTCCTACGGCGACCCCGACCCCGAGCGCGTCCCGTACGACGGCGCTGTCAGGTTTTCCACCACCGTCGTGCCGTACGCCTGCCGAGTCGTCCCGTATGTCCGCCGAGTCACGCCGTAGGTCCGCTGGCCCTATGTCTGCCGACGCTGTCTGTTCTGCCACACGTCGGACGGTAGGTGCAGCCCGTGAGCGGTGTCTTGTACGTTCTTGCGCTCCCGTTGGTAGGCACCGGGAGGTACGCCGACGATCCTGCTGAAGTGCCGGTTCAGGTGCGGCTGGTCGGTGAACCCGACTTCGGCGGCAGCCTCTGCGGGAGCCGTTCCCGCGTCCAGCAGCCGCCGCGCCCGGCGCACCCGGGCATCGGTCAGCCAGGTGTGCGGTGGCATGCCGTACGCCTCCCGGAAGGCCCGCAGCAACGCGAACGGGCCGGTGCCGAGGTCCCGCGCCAGCGCCTCCAGAGTCGGGGGCTCGGCCATGCGTTGCTCCAGTGCCTCACGCGCGCGTGCCGCGATCCGAGCGCCCGCCGTCCGCACCTCTCGTTGCGGCAGCGCGCCGCCGTTCAACCGCAGCAGCCGCGTCACGGCGACCCGGAGCAGGGTGTCGGCGGCCAGCGCGTTGCCCTCGTCGGCGGCACGCAGTACCTGGTGCACCAGGCCCACCGCGTACGGGTCGTCCAGCACCGGCTGGACGAAGCCCGGCGTTCCGCGGATGGCGGTCGTCTCCGCCGCGATCTCCGCCACCACCTCCGGCGACGGGTAGACCGCCCCGTACCGCCAGCCCTCCGGCACCCCGGCCCGGCCGGTGTGCGGGGTCTCCGGATTGACCAGGGCGAGCGTCCCTGCGCCCGCGTACACGTCGCCTCCGCCGTGGTGGAAGACCTCCACACCGTCGGCGATGGCAGCGATCACGAAATGCTCGTGCGTGTGCCGGACGAAGGTCTTGCGGATGTACCGGGCCCGCAGCAGATCGACACCGGGCAGCTCCGCGTACTGCCAGTGCCGCGCCCGTTCGCCCGTGCCCGCCATGGCTCCCATTCTCCCGCCTCGGACATCGCGTCCGGGATCCCCGAGGCGGGGGCGACGAGTGGCCGCCGGCAGGCTGACCGGAGCAGCCGCACCCCACACCTTCGCGACCCGCCCGCACATCGGGCCGCCCAACGCACCACTCACCGCGCCGCCCAACGCACCACTCACCGCTCCACACCCCGACCGCCGCGCCACTCACCGCTCTCTACCTCGACGGTCACCCCTCCCCCACGTCGACCGTCGTCCCCCTCCCACACCTCGGCCGTCGTCCCCCTCCCACACCTCGGCCGTCGTCCCCCTCCCGCCCCGGATCGTCGCCCCCACCCGGCGCCCGACCCACAAACGCCCAGGTCAGCCGCATTGTCGGTGGCGGGGTGCAGGATGGATCCATGGCGAGCTCCAGGCACCGAGCCCTCGACGGCTTCTCCCCCGCGACCCGCGGCTGGTTCACGGGGGCCTTCTCCGCGCCCACCGCGGCCCAGGCGGGGGCGTGGCAGGCCATCGGCGAGGGTTCGGACGTGCTGGTCGTCGCCCCCACGGGTTCCGGCAAAACCCTGGCGGCCTTCCTCGCCGCCCTGGACCAGCTCACCTCGACCCCCCACCCGGCGGACCCCAGGAAGCGCTGCCGCGTCCTGTACGTCTCACCGTTGAAGGCCCTCGCCGTCGACGTGGAGCGCAACCTCCGAAGCCCGCTGACCGGTATCCGCCAGGAGTCCGTTCGCCTCGGCCTGCCGGAACCCGACGTCAAGGTGGGCATCCGCTCCGGTGACACCCCGGCCGCGGAGCGCCGCGCCCTGGCCACCCGTCCGCCGGACATCCTGATCACCACGCCCGAGTCCTTGTTCCTCATGCTGACGTCGGCCACGCGCGATGCGCTGACCGGCGTGGAGACGGTGATCCTCGACGAGGTGCACGCGGTGGCCGGCACCAAGCGCGGCGCGCACCTCGCCCTGTCTCTGGAGCGCCTGGACGAGCTGCTGCCGAAACCGGCCCGCCGTATCGGCCTGTCCGCGACGGTCCGCCCGGTCGACGAGGTGGCCCGTTTCCTTTCGCCGCAGCGCAAGGTGGAGATCGTCCAGCCGAAGTCCGGCAAGGAGTTCGACCTGTCCGTCGTGGTCCCGGTCGAGGATCTGGGCGAACTGGGCGGCTCCCCGGTCGCGGACGGCTCGGAGGGCGCCGAGCGCCCGTCCATCTGGCCCCATGTCGAGGAGCGCATCACCGACCTCGTCCAGTCGCACCGCTCCACCATCGTCTTCGCCAACTCCCGCCGCCTCGCGGAGCGCCTGTGCAACCGGCTGAACGAGATCGCGTACGAGCGTGTCACCGGCGAGACCTTGGACGAGCACCACTCCCCGGCCGCGCTCATGGGCGGTTCGGGCGCGGCCCAGGGGGCGCCACCCATCATCGCCCGCGCTCACCACGGGTCGGTCTCCAAGGAACAGCGGGCCCTGGTCGAGGAGGACCTCAAAGCGGGCCGCCTGCCCGCCGTGGTCGCCACCTCCAGCCTTGAACTCGGCATCGACATGGGCGCCGTGGACCTCGTGGTCCAGGTCGAGTCCCCGCCGTCCGTGGCCTCCGGTCTCCAGCGTGTGGGGCGCGCCGGCCACCAGGTCGGCGCGGTCTCCACCGGTGTGGTCTTCCCCAAGTACCGCGGCGACCTGGTCCAGGCTGCCGTGGTCACCGAGCGGATGCGCACCGGCGCGATCGAGTCGCTGAAGGTGCCGGCCAACCCCCTGGACGTGCTGGCCCAGCAACTCGTCGCCATGACATCCATGGACACCTGGCAGGCCGACGACCTGCTCGCGACGGTCCGCCGGGCCGCGCCTTTCGCCGCGCTGCCGGAGTCGGCGTTCACCGCGGTCCTCGACATGCTCGCCGGTCGTTACCCGTCCGACGCCTTCGCGGAACTGCGCCCACGCGTGGTGTGGGACCGCGTCACCGGCGCGGTCACCGGCCGCCCC
Coding sequences:
- a CDS encoding AI-2E family transporter, which produces MAPTDETGQAAPHASPIGPTPPARPPAGRAASGARMPRWLPRAMVLALALIAVFQLGSWAFHQLTGLLINILIAFFLALAIEPAVSWMASRGMRRGAATGIVFLAVMIVSAGFVTLLGSMLAGQIITMVEGFPDYLDSVINWINAHFNTELRRVDVQEGLLRSDWLRNYVQNSATGVLDVSAQVLGGLFQLLTITLFSFYFAADGPRLRRALCSVLPPARQAEVLRAWEIAVNKTGGYLYSRGLMALISGVAHYVLLEILGVPYAPVLAVWVGLVSQFIPTIGTYLAGALPMLIAFTVDPWYALWVLIFVVIYQQFENYVLQPKLTSKTVDIHPAVAFGSVVAGTALLGAVGALIAIPAVATLQAFLGAYVKRYAVTDDPRVHGHRRREPGRGAFTRLRALWGDRDRLREESSERSSTDDQH
- a CDS encoding AzlC family ABC transporter permease, with the protein product MRDDSAGVRHDGGGKPDSAVVRDALGVGVAVGLSGFAFGVTSAGSGLTLLQTCALSLLVFTGASQFALVGALAAGGNPLTAAAGAFFLGVRNAFYGLRLSQLLALPRAVRPFAAQWVIDETAAVALAQPTRRSIRIGFTVTGLSLYLLWNLTTLLGALGAEAIGDTAVWGLDAAGPAVFLALLAPMLRTGTERAVAGLAVVLGLGLLPVLPAGVPVLVAALAAPAVLYVEGRRARRKEDDETGGGEPPRDEPPRDEPEQGEPEPSEPLLSNPVLSRPEPSEPAPDEQEPGDRTLNEQGPEQPGRKEDR
- a CDS encoding AzlD domain-containing protein; protein product: MNIWIAIGVTAVGCYAVKLAGLLVPAGVLERPLVKRLAALLPVALLAALTAQQAFADGRALVLDARVAGLAAAAVALFLRAPFLLVVAAAVGVTAGVRAIGG
- a CDS encoding DUF3046 domain-containing protein; the encoded protein is MRLTVFWERMAEYFGTGYAETFARDHVMSELGGRTVNEALEGGWEAKDVWRVVCSVMNVPQEKR
- a CDS encoding AraC family transcriptional regulator, whose product is MAGTGERARHWQYAELPGVDLLRARYIRKTFVRHTHEHFVIAAIADGVEVFHHGGGDVYAGAGTLALVNPETPHTGRAGVPEGWRYGAVYPSPEVVAEIAAETTAIRGTPGFVQPVLDDPYAVGLVHQVLRAADEGNALAADTLLRVAVTRLLRLNGGALPQREVRTAGARIAARAREALEQRMAEPPTLEALARDLGTGPFALLRAFREAYGMPPHTWLTDARVRRARRLLDAGTAPAEAAAEVGFTDQPHLNRHFSRIVGVPPGAYQRERKNVQDTAHGLHLPSDVWQNRQRRQT